The sequence below is a genomic window from Ipomoea triloba cultivar NCNSP0323 chromosome 2, ASM357664v1.
CTTGCTCTTCCCTTCCCCACCACCGTGCGGATGATCAACAGGGTTCATCGCCACACCACGAACTTTTGGCCTAATCCCGCGCCACCGATTCTGCCCAGCCTTATACAGCTTCTTCGAACCGTGCTCAGAGTACGGCGCCTGTCCGATAGTGGCCCAACACCGAACATCGATCAACTTCTTCACGCCGGAGGGGAGCTTGATCTCGCAGTACCTGGACGAAGAGCTTGGCTCGGTCATGATCTTAGCTACGGTGCCCCATCCCCGGACTAGTTTGGGGCCTTGACCGGGCCGCATCTCCAGGTTGTGAATTAGGGTTCCAATCCGCATCATCTTCAGCGGCATGGACGACCCTACTTGGGAGCTGACATCGAGAGTGAACGTCGGGTTCATCATCCCCGACGATGAGAGCGTCGAAGACGCCGGAGCCGCATCtgtagaaataaattaaaaacatatataaatatgaaatcCTGAGttataaaaaatgcaaaaattgtATGAATAGATGGATAGAAAGCATATACTGGAGAAAGAACGAGCGAGGAATTGACAAATCGAGGACGAAGCCAATCGAGCTCTGAAGAGCGCCATTATTTTAAGCTGGAAGAATTAGGGCACAGTTGTTCAGTGACTGTGCTAAGTTGTTCTGTGGAAGAAGAATGACACCATATTTCTCTCATTTTCTTTGCTTTTTGAAATTGGGCTTTTTCTAATTGAACTGGGATGCGAGTGTGCGACGAACTTATAGGCCCATTCCTAATGGACTAATACTCTTAGGCAACTTATGCTATTGAcccggtccaccttgcaaggtggaccatgttcaagttcacaattttaaaagttcACAATTCTAGAAtactatattaacaattttagatctagtcataaatattgttggatatagtcacagaaataaaacacattaaaaatttataaaaatatccataacaaaatatgaaacgtaattaattagataaaataattcaaatagaaaacacattataaattacacatctcattattaattatatacatatatatatatatatatatatatatatatataaagctttgAAGAAGCTGTTTAAAAAAAGAAACACTTATGAAATAtagttataaatattgttggatataggcgaaaaataaaacacatcaaaacttatAAAagtattcataacaaaatatgaaacataattaatttggtaaaataattcgaatagaaaacaaattataaattacatatctcaaatatagtcataaatattattagatataggcgaaaaataaaacacattaaaactttataaaaatattcataacaaaatatgaatcataatcaatttgataaaataattcaaacagaaaaaatattataaattacacatctcattatattttttttaaaagttatgtaTAAATGTATTAAAAAGCTATTAAAAGCCATAAGGTCTTTGAACCCTAGACCTTTCATAGAAAGAATGCCTCTACCAACTCAACTAACTAatcaattgtttatatatatgttttcttgtacttatatctaaaacatgtactatatatacatatatgcatacgAGGGCTATATATGaggtggggtggggtgagtgggggcagttGCCCCACTGTAGCTCCGTCCCTAGAGATGACATCATAATGTTGGAGTGGTTCAACATTTTTGTCTCCCTCAAAGGCGAGACCAAATCTACAGTATGAACTACCATTGTATTGCCGTTGTGGATTGAAATCACCACTATGTGTATCACGAAAGAAtgtgcaacaatttttttgttgTCAAAGGTGGAAGGTACATGTATTGCATTTAAGGTTTAAAAATGTTATTGATAAGTATCTAAGATGTATTGCATTTATGGTTTAAAAATGTTATGAtttctttatttagttttgtatTTGTCCAGGAAGGTGGATGTGGATATTTTATCTGGAAAAATGCTTTATGGAAAGAGGATAAAGTTGGATCTGATTGGAATAAGAATGTTGAAATAGAGCTGAAAAAGATGAAGTATGAAATTATGGAGGAAATTCAACAATTGCGAAGTGATGTTGAGAAGGGTTTTGAAGATCaagttgaaagaaaaaaaaaagaagaataagaagaaagaaacataATAATTGATTTATAATTGTTGTAGGAATATCTATGTTTATAAGTTTGCAACAAAGGGCAAAACCTTATGGTTATATGCATGGTCGTTCCATTAAAAATAAGGGCCAtgtctaatagtttaatttagACCTTCACTATTTCTGTTTCGAGATgcaatctaattaaatataatatagtaaaattGCAATCTAACTATAATAGAGTAAAacgaaaaacacaaaaataacagTAGAGAGACAAGAACATAGGGGAGAGagatttttgtaatatttagaTTTTACTATAGTGATACAAAAAGTAAGAAACATAACCCAAAAAGacatgaaatataaatatatatatagaagtccAGAAGATCTAGAAAATCTCTATAACTAAGGTAATCGAGTCCAAATCCATATATATTTCAAGTTTTGTATTTTatgacaaaagtgaaaaagtaataatttttttgtctaaatataatgaataaaattctgttggtcccaaggggatggggtacaagtctagaggggggggtgaatagacttgtataagattttgcaaatcttttcgacctctcgtgtgtattgaacttaggatgtttaggttcgatacctcacgaggtgaagacaaagttttatgcgcagcggaaatgttatcccctttttagttagcacgagtttgggttagttcgagaggtgtgattatatgcagtgcaatcgagaagttagcgagagataaaaacagaaagcaaatgcaagagagatttttaagtggttcggccaacccgcctacttccactcttcttccagaaactccctggaaggattgcactaaaaacttccctttctagtacaataacgagcgcttgagctttgatcaccaagcccgcctcaagcctcaggtttttcgccccgcttccagttactccacctctcgagcacttgacctttgatcaccaagcccgcgtcaagcctcaggtttctttcgctcggacagcagccaggttactccgcctttcctcaggtttttctccccgcttccagttactccacctctcgagcacttgacctttgatcaccaagcccgcgtcaagcctcaggtttctttcgctcggacagcagccaggatactccacctcccttgcttaatccaaagcaagacgttgttgatagtcacagttgaatgtaacaatctccaatctgaccacaagctatcgttgaattgactttgatgtagagcagctttggtcaccttctggatgtatgacagtttagctttgtaactctcttcgaacactaagatgtgttctctcgctgtattgaatatcaggatgatattccaagttaagcactttgcactggaacgtttttatcagacacctcttgttaacctcttttACTAGAACcccttttcttctgtgtctttacgtccttatatatgagagtagaagaatagttccgttggagggaaaactattccgtttgaaattggtctcccatgccgaacatgggtctttgcacaatttcagcatttttcatggagtagtggtcttgtaacttgagccttttgttttgtagtgaatattccatattccactttcttgagttcatgcttcacttgcttcttttggataaagttactctttttatgttcccatcattccttgtttggggaatctgaccacttcaggattggtgcacttcttgaccgtttgtggtggaggtctgacgtgtcatccacttccgtccattttgaaacctcccgctcagcacctcttcaatattttatctccatgatattcttcttctccaaacttagagtattttatctgcacatgttgcctaacattcagcctcttggagaagtgccggtttatcgagaccatcaaagatgtctcgaccacttgatgtttcaatcccatgtatcgagaggtctatctctcgaatattctttacgtctcgaactcgataggtatatcgagaggtccttacctctcgaacttggcttgtgtctcgagacttagttgatgtctcgtagacccttattcctccagagttgtctcgtgcctgcttctgatctatctgtttgcttacaacacgaaaacttctaagttgttcaaacaagtttaccttaagcttaaatatttcccgagttgagctcaaattacccggttgtattttcgctcttagtttacttatcgaacttacattgttttgcctatgtatcgagacttggggatttttacttaacagttggtatcatcaaaacctattacatgatgttcctaacaatttccccctttttgatgatgccaacacttatacttacttatatggctgatttgaaaaagaaaaagcattgattttattttcagcgcatatggtaagtttgacaactgatctactaaagcaagaataaccaaactcacgcaacaccccaacaaaagatatatatattatcataacaggagtgttttacagggctttagcagaaaagagtgaagataaagaacaacatcaaattcgaatgcatgtagacatcgagagcttactgcttattcgctttcctcttctcgtttatggctgctcgtgtcttgtggaggtcttcaaagttcacctgctctagatattcgtttgatatatccaggtgaaggtaattgacaaaggcttcacctatgaagttgccttcaatcaccccatttctccaccattcgatgcattccggaagagtgagaccgctatgaagagctaagtcagttttggtaagaagacttactatgattccatgaagatattcgtttgatatatccaggtgaaggtaattgacaaaggcttcacctatgaagttgccttcaatcaccccatctctccaccattcgatgcattccggaagagtgagaccgctatgaagagctaagtcagttttggtaagaagacttactatgattccatgaagatattcgtttgagtcttctttggtccctgccttgtagctctgtaggagtcgcttgtctctcttctctttggctgtttgttgttcttgtttctttcttctgatttccttgtcttcttctcttctttctcctatttccagtgaacgctggatccttaacatatctgctctttcagcttcctccatttgttttcttgttgactttggaacttttggaggaggaggaggtccagctggttcacttgccgccctcttcttgctggttgaagtctctccctgagtcttcttttcccccttgttggcatcatagcggagggaaagtaaggaggacaatccgtcgaagagtgcatagatttgggcaggcatttggtgcgacaggtcagtgagtatggtttgcatcacatcctgtcgaagatcacttgagcgttggtgggcttgaagttctgctcgtaactcggcgaattcagttctcatcctttcagtctctgctcgagctatcgcagcctcatccgcagccctttgtgctgcattctcagcccacactgcttgttcgagaagttcttcgtgattggcttgggagtcaccggagccagtcacaggtattgcagcgtttcgaacaacagcaagtacatgctcaagtttagccatcctctgagattgatcagccatgaattgacgcacctcgccaatgaaagctcgttcggcctgttgatcaaagtcagaagaagaaggagaagaagatcgagtggtacctctagtcggaggggacttgggtgcttccagatttccacccatgacttgcattcgtgattccacctctcgactgacttcctgaggttcagcagggacactgggatcagagctcgaaggtagctccatatcaggtgcttcccggtttccacctgagggatggatcacttcttgctcttcaNtcggcctgttgatcaaagtcagaagaagaaggagaagaagatcgagtggtacctctagtcggaggggacttgggtgcgtccagatttccacccatgacttgcattcgtgattccacctctcgactgacttcctgaggttcagcagggacactgggatcagagctcgaaggtagctccatatcaggtgcttcccggtttccacctgagggatggatcacttcttgctcttcacctctcgaacctggagcctcagcttcagctgctggtaaggtaggattggccaaggtgggagtctctgcatcagatgcttcccggtttccatctgattgaggttcc
It includes:
- the LOC116009742 gene encoding uncharacterized protein LOC116009742, which gives rise to MALFRARLASSSICQFLARSFSNAAPASSTLSSSGMMNPTFTLDVSSQVGSSMPLKMMRIGTLIHNLEMRPGQGPKLVRGWGTVAKIMTEPSSSSRYCEIKLPSGVKKLIDVRCWATIGQAPYSEHGSKKLYKAGQNRWRGIRPKVRGVAMNPVDHPHGGGEGKSKSSGSHGKGSRTPWGKPTKCGYKTGPLKRKK